The following proteins come from a genomic window of SAR324 cluster bacterium:
- a CDS encoding amidohydrolase family protein, giving the protein MTKILDDRYLQEWLAREEPEDVLDPELQIVDPHHHLWDLRKITFHPHRDFLQKVYLTEEFANEIERAGHKITHTVFAQCAAFYKKEGPEELKAVGEVEFANGVAAMSASGLYGDTQICAGIFSYADLSLGKKVKSVLESLQKASPNFRGIRSPFPCDLNSYFLDGFKILGEMALTFDNYSPDYTRLRKLAELAAMNPEVTIIVNHLGGRIDLNEQEWRECLRKVSKQKNVYLKLGGAQQRVNDWEPDFHRNQQSRPMSSDELCERLGKYYVKAIELFGIERCMFESNFPVDKECVSYRTIWNFFKKIANNLKLSESEKDQIFSGTAKSVYQL; this is encoded by the coding sequence TGGATCCAGAATTACAAATTGTTGACCCTCACCATCATCTTTGGGATCTTCGTAAAATCACCTTCCATCCACATAGAGATTTTTTACAGAAGGTGTATCTGACAGAAGAATTTGCCAATGAAATCGAGAGAGCCGGTCATAAAATCACCCACACGGTGTTTGCGCAGTGTGCTGCTTTTTATAAAAAAGAAGGCCCAGAAGAGTTGAAAGCTGTTGGTGAAGTTGAATTTGCAAATGGCGTTGCGGCGATGAGTGCTTCTGGACTCTATGGGGATACCCAGATCTGTGCCGGAATTTTCAGTTATGCTGATTTGAGTTTGGGTAAGAAGGTCAAAAGCGTCCTGGAATCTTTACAAAAGGCTTCCCCAAACTTTCGAGGCATCCGAAGTCCATTTCCGTGTGATTTGAATTCGTATTTTTTGGATGGATTCAAAATATTGGGAGAAATGGCGCTCACTTTTGACAATTACTCACCAGATTATACAAGGCTGCGCAAATTGGCTGAATTGGCAGCGATGAATCCAGAAGTGACAATTATTGTAAATCACTTGGGTGGCCGGATTGATCTGAATGAGCAAGAGTGGAGGGAATGTCTCAGGAAGGTCTCCAAACAAAAAAATGTATATTTGAAACTTGGCGGGGCGCAACAGCGAGTGAATGATTGGGAGCCTGATTTTCACAGAAATCAGCAATCGCGGCCGATGAGTTCCGATGAACTCTGTGAGCGGTTGGGGAAATACTATGTGAAGGCGATTGAATTATTTGGAATTGAAAGATGTATGTTTGAAAGCAATTTCCCTGTTGATAAAGAGTGTGTTTCCTACAGAACAATCTGGAACTTCTTCAAGAAGATTGCCAATAATTTGAAGCTCAGTGAATCTGAGAAAGATCAGATATTTAGTGGGACTGCAAAATCAGTTTATCAACTCTGA
- a CDS encoding DMT family transporter produces the protein MNVLAMQADPRSRGMFFLLVAIIATGCFPLPYAKAMQSITPMVAIVGIFFWALLFSIPGAWHLRRKANFRLKNIIVIIAVAFLGVMANYSICQAIAGSSATMFNVISRVEIIIAMILGWVFLHEPVGLRVWMAVAVVLSGILLMRGDTLTINLEDWEAVLWALCTAGCFASIQVLSKSIIHEVDPQVLNVLRLSLAVLILLTLPGITVEVSMLTLEGWTWLGMAAFFGPFLGRITYTYSLRYFTIAKAMTAITFSPVLTLIFEFLIFSRTLSIFELTGGALVMTGILIAFRQTGISH, from the coding sequence GTGAATGTGCTAGCAATGCAGGCTGATCCCCGAAGCCGAGGGATGTTCTTTCTGTTGGTGGCGATTATTGCTACGGGTTGCTTCCCTCTACCTTACGCCAAGGCTATGCAGTCGATCACACCGATGGTAGCCATAGTGGGAATCTTCTTCTGGGCACTGCTCTTCTCAATTCCTGGTGCCTGGCATTTACGCAGAAAAGCCAATTTCCGACTGAAAAATATCATTGTGATTATTGCTGTAGCTTTCCTGGGAGTGATGGCGAATTACTCCATCTGTCAGGCAATTGCAGGTAGTTCAGCAACAATGTTCAATGTCATTTCTAGAGTTGAGATCATCATCGCGATGATTCTAGGCTGGGTCTTTCTGCATGAACCTGTAGGACTCCGTGTCTGGATGGCAGTAGCGGTTGTGTTGAGCGGTATTCTGTTAATGCGTGGTGACACACTCACGATCAATTTAGAAGATTGGGAGGCCGTACTCTGGGCATTGTGTACTGCTGGCTGTTTCGCTTCAATCCAGGTTCTCTCGAAGTCAATCATTCACGAGGTAGATCCACAGGTACTCAACGTGCTCCGACTTAGCTTGGCTGTCCTGATCTTACTGACTTTGCCAGGGATAACTGTGGAGGTCAGTATGCTCACTTTAGAGGGTTGGACTTGGCTGGGAATGGCAGCTTTTTTTGGGCCATTTCTAGGACGGATTACTTATACTTATTCCCTTCGTTATTTTACGATTGCCAAAGCAATGACTGCGATCACTTTTAGCCCCGTCTTGACGCTGATTTTCGAATTTCTAATCTTCAGTCGCACTTTGAGTATTTTTGAATTGACGGGAGGTGCTTTGGTCATGACTGGAATCTTGATCGCCTTCCGTCAGACAGGAATATCACATTAA